The DNA sequence tgtagctagctatgcaATGACCATGTAATAGACTAGCTACTGTATATCAATGATGGTTGTTCTCATTGGAGTTCACCTGTAGCTAGCATTTGATCTGTGTTGGCTGGATGGTGGAAGCAAGGTATTCCAAGTGTTCACAGATATGCCACTGTAGATGCAACACCTGACTGTGACCCGCTTTGTTGATCAACTTTTCCTCCATCATGACTAATGTCGGTGAGAGCAGTACTATGACTTTTAATCACCTGTATGACACAGATCAGTTGCTATGAGTTGTATTGCTTACTGTACTTGAGCTTGTGCTGTTAGTAGCCTGAGAGTCTGTAGTCAGCAGCTGTAGAGGAGACTGCGCTCACATTTTCTTTTCTTTCCTCCGTCCCTTTTTTGGAGAAATTACGCCTCTTCAGGAAATGTAGCCCCCCTCATTCCCTTGCTTTGATGTGATGGGACAGAGCATTTACTGAGCCTATCtgccattgacacacacacacacgcataaatGAATGCTCAAAGTGCATGTGAAATCTCCATGAAAGCCTGGCTGTGCCAAAGCTAAGGCCCCAGATACTTGGCAGTTTGGCAGAAATGTTAGTACATAACGCACTCAGAGAAGTGAATTCTAAGAACATAAGTCTATTATAACGTCTTCCATTGCCTCAACTAGCATCTAAAATCAGTGAACACAATGATTCCAGAAAATAAGATTTTGCTCTTTCTTTACAGTATAGTACCATACCATCCCACCTCTACCCTCTTGGGTGTGATAGGGATGCATCAAAGTATGGACACCTTTCACATATGGTCAGTTCTTTGGCATCAAGCCAGTGAAGCCATTCAAGTAGGCCACTGTATTCTGCTCATGTTGGAGTTAGTGGGAGCTGTGAAGTGGATGTGAGAAACCATGCTGTTTTTTTATGTTCTGCTCTCATCTTTATTTACCCAGTGTTGTGGCTGGCTGTGTTCGATGTGTCCTTTCAGATTTGTCTGAAGGTGAGCCACAGCTGCAACAGGCTCAAGTTAAAGGACAACTCCGCCACTTTTAACAATTGGGTTGTTATTATGAAGTATTTAGTGATGTCCTGCACAGTTTTAGTTTAATTTAATGTTTTCATGACTGTTTAGTGATTAGCAAAACCGGAAATCGCTTCTCTGTTACGTTTTTgaacactaccgagttccaaactgcctctggtagGAGATGACTAATACAAGAAATTATGCACAGTCATTTTCAGTGATCTATGTAACCCGTCTGTCGTTTTCTGATCATACTGGAACTCCCTGCTATATGTTGCTCTGGTTGTCTGTCTAACAACATTTGTAAATATTTTTAAATTGACGCTCAAAAACCTATAgaatgatacactatatatacaaaactatgtggacaccccttcaaatgagtggattcggctatttcagccacacccattgctgacaggtgtataaaatcgagcacacagccatgtaatctccatagacaaacattggcagtagaatggccttactgaagaactcagtgactttcaacgtggcaccgtcataggatgccacctttccaacaagtcagtttgtcacatttctgccctgctagagctgccctggtcaactataagagttgttattgtgaagtggaaacgtctaggagcaacaacggctcagccgcgaagtggtaggccacacaagctgacagaacgggaccgtcgagtgctgaagcgcgtaaaaatcctgtgtcctcagttgcaacactcactaccgagttccaaactgcctctggaagcaacgtcagcacaataaatgtttgtcgggagcttcatgaaatgggttttcatggccgaacagccgcacacaagcctaagatcgccatgcgtaatgccaagcgtcggctggagtggtgtaaagctcgccgccattggactctggagcaatggaaacgcgctctctggggtgatgaatcatgcttcaccatctggcagtccgacggacaaatctgggtttggcggatgccaggagaacgctacctgccccaatgcatagtgccaactgtaaagtttggtggatgaggaataatggtctggggctgtttttcatggttctggctaggccctttagttccagtgacgggaaatcttaacgctacagcatacaatgacattctagacaattctgtgcttacaactttgtggtaacagtttggggaaggccctttcctgtttcagcatgacaatacccccgtgcacaatgcgaggtccatgcagaaatggtttgtcgagatcggtgtggaagaacttgactggcttgcacagagccccgacctcaaccccatcgaacacctttgggatgaattggaacgccgactgcgagccaggcctaatcgcccaacatcagtgcccgacctcactaatgctcttgtgactgaatggaagcaagtcctcgccgcaatgttccaacatctagtggaaagcctttccagaagagtgaaggctgttatagcagcaaaggggggaccaactccatattaatgcccatgattttggaatgagatgttcgacgagcaggtgtccacatacttttggtcatgtagtgtatttatagTCAGCCTATTCCAATATTTGTCTGTTGTTCAAGACTCAAACTCCCATGATTCCATTCGACAAAACCACTCCCACCATCATCGACCGAAGTTGCAGCTCCAGCAGCCATTGTGCCCTTTCCAAATAGCCTATATTTTCAAATTGAATTACTTGTAAACATCATACATTTTATTAGTTCCAAGAGGCCTCCAGTGTTGTTGGATGATTGCTTGGTCGCTGAGGCTGTATTTGTCTGTTATCGTAGAAAACACTTTATTTCAGATGCAGCAGGTTTAATAAATTATGTGTTTTTTTAACAGGTCTAAATGTTGTTTAAGACAGCCGCTAAGATGAAACAATTATTTCGGATGCAGCAGTcgggctagctagcatgctaactagTTGCATTAACTCAGTGTTAGGGTTAGCAGAGCTAGCTACTCAGAATCTACATTCAAATTATTTATTCGTGTATTGCAGTTTTTTGGTGACAATGACATGAGCATATATTCAGCATGACATTTATGGAAGCATAATATATTTTCAACCCAAAAGTAATGTGAAATGCACATAGCTTATGATATAAGCAATATATTTTGACTAAGCTTTCTTCAGGGTttgatagccagctagctaagtgGCTGACTAGTGGAGCATTGCTTTATAGGCAACGAAATGCACCCTGGGAATCGTAGTATGCTGTAGACGAGGGCAATACAGACGCTTCAAAATTACAAAAACTAGGAATCGTGCAGTATTACTaacaaaaacaataaaacatCAAAATGTGCATAAAATAGTAGTGCATATACAGTATACTAACAGCATAATAACTGGTTATAAAGTGGCAGAGTTGTCCTTTACAGTCATGCCCATTTCCTTAATTCAGCGGTCATGTCGACCCTTTCTGAGACTCCTGAGCCGAGGAGCTCTCGACCTCTCTTCACAATGAGACCATCAGTGCTGCTTTTAGAACCAATGTCCAGTCCACCTCATGGGTCTTATAATAGTCAGAAGACACAGATCGACATACTGTACATGAGATCCTGACTGTCTTGGTACGGGTGTACAGTGTTAGTAAAGTTCTGATAGAAAAAAGGCTGGTTAGGCCTCCCTATGATGTGTGGTTCTTTCTCAGTATGGCCGTTCTATGCTAGTACAGTATCTGATaataatgggggggggggggttgaagtgtgtgtgtatgtgtgtggtccTCGCCCACTCATCATCACCCGCACCACAGCACAGAACACTGAGCACAGGAAAGCGTTCGCTCGTtccgagaggagagggggagggttgGATTAATAATGCatgctctcgctctctttctccctcgctcttgctctcgctctctcttcatctctacccctccccctccctcacggCTATAAAAAGGCTTGCTGCACACAGGTCAATGAGACATGCCTGAGTTTGATCAATAACAAGCCATGTTTTCGTTTATGCTGGCTTCCCACCCCCAtgctgcagctctctctctctgctgttatctACTGGACCAATTACAGCAAGCAGGAGtcattatatataatatatactgctgCACATGAAGTGCTTTTCATGCTATGCATTCTTCCCAAACAAGTTGAGGTATGCATTTACACAATGCGTGCTGGCCATTACCATATATCATATCGATTGCACAGCAGCAGTAACAAAGGAGATCCACTGTAAAGATTAACATTAAATCTCTGCATAGCATGCACTAGCGACTAGctgaatgctctctctctctctctctctctctctctcacacacacacacacacacacacacacacagtcttgtttaACTAACCTTGCGGGGACACACAATTTATAACCATtctaaatcctattttccctatcCCTTACCCTAATccaaaccttaaccccaaaacctaaccttaaccttaaacctaaccctaactcttaaccctaaaactaaccataactcctaaacctaattctactttaaccctaaaccctctagaaatagcatttgactaacaaaatgtccccagttgatcacatttttgttagtttactattcttgtggggacttctggtccccaaaagtatagttaaacacgtccacacacagacacacacacacacacacacacacagattggtCACTCCTCTGGTCTGCTCTTTGGCCAGGGCTCACCCTTCTCGACCTCCATTCCCAGAGTGCAATGTGATCCGAGAGaaaagcagaagagagagagggataagagaggagaggagtgcttGTTCATTATTCATCAACCTTCTAAAGGCACCCTCTGAGTAAGCATGTCCTTCAgcagagacagggaaagagagagagggcgcaAGGGCTTTTAACCCTACTTAATGTCCCTCCAACACTTGCTTTCCCTCCACTACCAAGTCTCACtgaagtgacagacagacaaatcaAGACAGAGTGCACCTGTCTTGTCGTATTCTGCTTACTGCCACCTGGGTCCTTTTAAGTCCTTGGTCTGCTTTATTTCACAGGCGCAGGTGTTACCATTGCCTGGAATTGTATTTCATACTCTTATTTATACTCTTGTCTTGACTCTGACATTCTCCTGGGCTTTATTTGTTGTTCAGGCTCTTGCGtgtgtgcacacacatacacatgcatcaCTTGCACACTCACTCAAATTAATTTACATGTTACAGTAGCATTTAGCTGCAGCAGCGCtgccagggatgtgtgtgtgtttgtgcacattTGCGTGCGCTTGCTCGTGTGCTTGTGAGAACAGTGTGTGCTCGCTTGGCGGTGTGTCAGGGGAGGGAAGGGACCAGAAGCGTAATCACACTCTCTAACAGCCATTGCGAAATTCTGGGGGAATTGTTGGCAGCCACTGAAATGCTTACCGTCAACTTGTAATTTTTATAGCATCCTGGGGCTGAACACTCTGTAATATGCACACAGAGGTGGGCTTGAAAACCTGGAGTTAGCAGTAGCCTCTTTCCTCACACACATGCTAAACATAGTACCATAGAGACACACACCATTACTATGTATGATTTACCCCGTGAGTACTGTTACTCACTCACTTCACCCCTATTGCCTTAGCCAGTTGTGCGTGAATGGTGTAGGAATGAATTGGCTGGCGCTTCAATACGATGGTTTTGTAACGGGGTGTAAAGTAACGAGAAAGAGAAAGCTTTCTGAGGCAGACAGGCGGCCTAATGGACTCTCAGACGCTGTCGTGACTTGAAAACTTGGCTGCAGGTGAGCAGCAGAACTCACGGTTGACTGGTTACTCATTCCAGATGTTGCTTTGTAAAAATGTCCCACTCTTATTGTTCGCCTCCACAGCTTCCAGTGAACTGAATTGAGGTCAGTTGATGGCACGGTTGACTCCCAGGACAAACCATGGTGTCCCCTGATCCTAGGTCAGGTCATAAGAAGGAGAGGAGTGGTGTTATATCCTCTGTCCATAGGTCATCAGCTCAGTTGTCATTTCTTTTGCCACTCTCTGTGCTTCCAATGCTTCCATGTCTCTCATGCTGGAAATGTTTTCTTTCCTTAACTAGCACGCCTTTCATATTATGATAGAGGTAAGAGAAGTCTCTCTCATTCAGCAATTGGGTACAATCTGTTCACTGAGGACTGTTTTATTGGTTGGATTTGTTTTTGCATCTCTTATGAATATGATTTATCATATCCTTCAAGCTTGAGCCTGCCACCTCCTCAAATACACTATTCATTTCTATTTAAGTTGTAACTACGCACTGTATTTTACTTTTGTGATGCTCCTTAATGGTGTTTAATTGTGCACGGATATATGTTAAATCCACTGTCCTGCTTGGGATTCTGCAGCAGAGTCGAAGTGCATGGACCGATGCCTCCGTGGTTGGAACGCAAGAAACTGAGCATGCTGTGAATGCAGCCAAAGAACGTGATGGTGAAATGATCGATATGGTGGCTTATATCAATGTGGGGTGGAAGGGAGGGGTGGGAGAATGGAggctaagaacacacacacacaaacacagacacacacacatacagttataGGCTACTTAAATATAAAATAACCAAATAACCATTTTGAACAGAAGCAAACCACCACCTGCTGGTTTGCTTTATATCTAAGTCAGTACAACGATAACCATTCTCAATATCTTGTAAACAACAGTATTGATTCGCCTGTTGAAGACAAAAGAATGCCTCACAAAGATGATAAATGTTAGGCCTCTCTGCCCTGTCCTAGCCTACATGGACAACTGGACCATAAAAATGGCATTGTTTTCATTTTTAGCAGTGCCTGTGCAATGATTGACACTTGAGAGAATAGAAATGTAAACATGACCTTGAACACTGTGAACGCAGCTAGAGGTGCAGGGTGTGGCTGGGGTTAGGCCTGAGCTGCATGCTTTAGCCCAGGCTATAAATCCTGTCCTATATGTTTCCCTCTTTCACTTGGTTTCCCTCCTCCTTCCTGTTCCACCCTTTGCTGGCATTAATCAGTATATTCTTTGTTCCCTTCCCACTGTGGCTGTACACATACAGTAGCAATGTGCATGCAGGCCATTATGTGTACACCCCATGGGGAAAGACAACCATTCTGTGTAGATATAGAGGTTCACTACTTTCCCTGCTGTTCAACTCAACCATTAGAGGACCAATAACGAACACAATATTATTATGTGACCTGCAGGCTATAGATATTGTGGTCCTCCAGGTCTGTGAGTGAGTTGAGTGGCAGCAGAGATGTTCTGCTTTGATAAGAGACCCAGAAACCCACAGCTAGTTTACACAGGAAACAGACCATCGCTTCTGCTGACAAATGTTTTTTATCTGATGGAAAAGGTCACTATACGCCTATAGGTTCTGGGCAgaatcattcacacacacagccatatgAACACCCCACCTACACCTCCGGACATAAACCCATAGGTTCAACATACTATAGTCTATAGACCTACAACAGATTCTGTAGACACATAAAGGTCATGCTCAGTCAGTATTGCGACTAGAACACCCCTTTATCAATCTGTCATCAACATTATAATCCTGCCTTTGAAGTTATCTTCCTTGATGGAATCAAGGTAAAGGTGTCTCTCTTTAGTACTGTCTGGAGCTATGATGGATATGTCCATTAAACATGATCTATAGGTAGCGCAGACCAGAGCCATATGCCTATATAGACATGGCTCCAGTGCAGACCAGTCACAAAGAAAGGCCCAGACGAGTCCATGTAAACTCCTAGTTCCAGATCAGGAACTGTAGTCCCATTACTTTACCTCAAACTAAATAATCAACCCACCTCTGTTATCTTTCAAAGGGACTATTGAGGCACCTGGACTGGTATATCCTTTTTACACTACTGAGCCAAACCGAGCCGGAAAGaacaatgtgaaaagaaaatatccTAGCCAGCACAGTACGGTTCGGCCCGGCCCTTTAGTGTGAATCAGGTACTAGATTCCCAGCAGACCAGGACTGAGCGTCCCTGTTGAATAATTACGTGCTGCAgtagtcaatcagtcagtcagtgtagtcCGTCCCCTGCTACTCTACAGTAAGTAGGTCAGACCTCATCCAGTAGtccagagaggagacagaggttgGTGATTAAGTTTAACAAGCTCACCACTTCCCTAGCCCCCATAAGCCCCTTCTGTCAAAGCTTCATAGTGCCCAGCCCAGCAGCTGCTCAAAAGTTTCCCTTTTCTTTGACTTGAGGCTATGGCCCAACCATTGACCCTGCTACACTGCAGCCATTTTGTATACTACTTCTTTAGTCACTGCAGTATGCCGATACGCAAAGCGTTGCACTTGATGCTTGGTCTCTGTGTAATAAACAGTGAGGTTGATGtgtctttttctctcctctccactgcaGGACCCAGGGCCCTTGCTTCCTTCCCCCATCCTGGGTCAGAAGCCATTGCAGTTGATTGAGATCAAAGCCAGGGGGCGCTTCGGCTGCGTGTGGAAGGCTCAGCTACTCAACGATTACGTGGCTGTCAAAATCTTCCCCATTCAGGTACAGGACTGTTAGCCACTAACTAACCACCAGCAGCAGAATGCAGGGCTATGGGGGGAGGCTTTCCCTAATTCTttgtgagggagaggagaggagagcgtcGTCAGTCTTAAAGTTCCAGGCCCTAACTAATCCTCCTGGGCTGACCAGCCCTTTAGCTTAGAGGCCAATCACTAAGCCCACAGTGGCCTCGATTGACCACTAAGCACCAACTGACATAATGACAGAACATGCATACAGTCAAGTCcataattattgacacccttgataaagatgagcaaaaaagactataaaataaagaatacaaatactgagctgtaTTGTAtgctattttttgttgttgaaaattatattattttatactaatacaattgctcagagaaacagattttgttttaacaagtaatacaaaatatattttaaaaaaaagacAGGTcaaaagagctctattttcatgtaatCCATAGCACCgcttccaatccaagtgccaatgccgtttagcaaactccaggcggtaCTATTGTCAGATGAcctgaaaatagagctctttgaccacgcacaccagtggtagGTTTGGCATCGGAAAACagatgcatatgcagaaaagaaCCTCCTACCTACTGTAAACTatagtggtggatctttgatgttatggggctactTCCACTGGttctggggcccttgttaaggtcgaCGGCATCATGAATTTACCAAGTACCagaacattttagccaaaaacctgaaaacttggctgcaagtggatcttccactAAGACAATAACTctaagcacacatcaaaatccacaaagaaatagttaattgaccacaaaaccAACATTTTTGCAATGGCCAGctcagtctccggacttaaacccaattgaaaacctgtggtttgaattgaagagggttgtccataagtgcagacaaaggatatcaaggatctggaaagattctgtatagAGGATTGGTCTAAGATCaccccaatgtgttctccaatctcataaaacattttagaaaaaggctcagtgtcgttatcctcgcaatgggagtattgaaaacaggggtgctaATAATTTTGACCCCGATCTGTTTTAGATtgtttttattacttgttaaacaaaatctatttctcttAGCAATTGTATTAGGATTAAAGGATATAAttcagcatacaatatagctcattatttgaattatttatttatacTGTCTTTTttggaaagaagtggagggcaCTGAACCAACTTGAGTCGAGGTGCAACcaaaacatttaataataatTGAAAAGGAAAAGTCGCAACGCTCGCTCGCCATTAAAAATGAATTCTTCATAGTCTTTTTTGCTGATCTTTATCAAGGGTACCAATAactttggacctgactgtatattaTACTGTTTTAACCGGTTAAAGAACGTTTTTTTGAGTGTCTTTTGACAATTTGTTTACCCTACCAAATACTTTGCAATCTAATAGTGGGGGGAAATCCAATACTCACTAGTTGTTATTCATCTGACTTTATAGTGAATTTGTGGCCTTGTTTGTCATCATCAGGACAAGCAGTCATGGCACAATGAGTATGAAATCTACAACCTGAGCGGGATGAGGCATGAGAACCTTCTCCACTTCCTGGGAGCGGAGAAGAGGGGCACCAACATGGACATAGAGCTGTGGCTGATCACAGCCTACCACGAGAAGGTACAGCCCCCCCCCCTGCTGGCCAAAGGACCACAGCACAATCACAAATTACATTCAGCCTAGCTCATTCAAGGTTCTCATGCTATAATTTAACAATTATCCCAATAAACATTAAGAAGATAAAGATATTTCTTTCTAATTTTCAGAGAATACTAGAATGATCTTTATCTGTGTTGAATAAACATGCCCTCTAGTGGTTAGAAGTAGAACAATCAGCTGGCATTATGTCAGACTGTGGTGGCATGTTGAAGGTGAGACACATTGCTAGGTGCTGTTATATTAACTGGCTGTATACCTCCATTTCCAGGGCTCGTTGACAGACTATCTGAAGGCCAACGTGTTGTCATGGAATGAGCTGTGTCACATAGCCCAGACCATGTCCAGAGGCCTGGCCTACCTCCATGAAGACATTCCTGGTCTGAAGGATGGACACAAGCCTGCCGTCGCCCACAGGTCAGCTCCCTGCTCTCTTACCTTCCCTGGTCATCTATCCTCCATGTTTTTGTCTTCCAATAAATCGATTATATTCTGTTTTATTCTATCCACTTCCTTCCTCCACAAACAAAATATCTCTGCTTCCGGATATTACACAACATTATTTATGGAAAATGATGGGTAGCTTTCCTCTCATTGGTGTGTTGTCTCATTGGTGTGTTTCTGATCTGCTGTCATCCACAGGGACATCAAGAGTAAGAATATCCTTCTGAAGTCCAACCTAACGGCCTGCATTGCTGACTTTGGCCTGGCCCTGAGGTTTGAGGCTGGGAAATCAGCTGGGGACACGCACGGACAGGTGAGCGATGGGATGTAGGTTGTGGAGAGACTGTTTGATAGACTCCATGATGTCAAAATGACTGGATCATTCTACATCATAGAATATGCTTGTCAATAGTTGAACTTTGTATTCCACAATGAACTGTAAACTGTCCAAAACAAGCATGACCGTTGATTTAGATTGATATCAAacaaatcagtgtgtgtgtgtttgtctatcaTTTCCAGGTGGGCACCCGGAGGTACATGGCCCCTGAGGTCCTGGAGGGGGCTATCAACTTCCAGCGGGACTCATTCCTGAGGATAGACATGTATGCTCTGGGGCTGGTGCTGTGGGAGCTGGCCGCACGCTGCAAGGCTGCTGACGGTAAGAGCACAGTCCCTGGAAGCACCATATAGTAGGGGTGACCAATCTTTCTCCTGGAGAGCACGATTCTCTTCCAACCCTACTCTCAGGAGAGCTACCCTACCACAGGATTTAGTTCTAACTTTACTCTGcaccttgattagctgaatcagctGTGCAAGTGTAGGGCTGGAGCAGAAGCCTGCatacccagtagctctccaggagggtTGTCCTTTCCTGCCATAGTACTACCATAGTCCTGGTCAAGGGCCACCACTGTCTAAGCAGGGAACCAGTCTGTTGTTATGGATTATGTCTGTCTGGTTCCATGGAGCAGTATTGACCTGGCCTGGCCTAGCCCGGGTTGATGTGTCGGTGATCAGCATGTGGAACACCCTGCACGACCTCTGTGGTTATCACTGGAGGTCAACTCGGAGTTAGAGCTTGGTCAGAGGAACTCACCGGCTCAGAGAGAGACCTCCACTGGTCAAGAgctgttataaactgggtggttcgagccctgaatgctgattggctgacagccgtggtatatcagaccgtatactacgggtatgacaaaacatgtatttttccagctctaattacgttggtaaccagtttataatagcaataaagcATCTCGggggccaatataccacagctaagggctgtatacaggcactccgcgttgcattgtgcataagaacagcccttagccatggtatattggccatataccacaccccctcgtgccttattgcttaattagacCACACAAAGCATCAGCTCTGAATTCCTTCTGAGAAACTCAGAGAGCACTGATTGAGTTTTGACTACTGATGTATTTTCTTTATTAGCTCAAAGGAACTATTGGTATATTGATTGCATTTTGTTTTGTGAATGGGTCACTGTGGTTTTGAGATTTGTGTGTAACATTGTGCTGTGTGTATGTTCAGGCCCAGTGGATGAGTACATGCTGCCGTTTGAGGAGGAGATTGGCCAGCACCCGTCCCTGGAGGACATGCAGGAGGTAGTGGTCCACAAAAAGCTGAGGCCCACGCTCAGGGAGTGCTGGCAGAAACACGCAGTGAGTAGATCATATACACCATGTATCTTAAACTATAATGTGACTGAAGAGGCAGTACAGTGACTACCACAAACTACCAAACCACAAACTACCAAAACCCATCGTCATGGAACAGTGAGGACATAGAGTACAGAGAAGCTCTGCTGAGCAGAAAGAATAGCACAACTACTGAACAGCTTTTTACATTAACATGACAATGGGCTTTTATAGCTAAATATAGCTCCATGTTAATTTCCCCGTATAAGCCTGTCTCTCCCTGCCATGGCCAAGGCCACTTCTTACCTCATC is a window from the Coregonus clupeaformis isolate EN_2021a chromosome 23, ASM2061545v1, whole genome shotgun sequence genome containing:
- the LOC121536712 gene encoding activin receptor type-2A isoform X1 encodes the protein MGAATKLAFGVFLISFSSGAILGRSETQECIHYNYNPNPAAIQENRGNRSGIETCAGEKDKRRHCFATWRNVSGIVDIVKQGCWLDDTNCYDRTECVETKESPDVFFCCCEGNMCNQKLFYTPDNTQAVQTTSNPVTPKPPVFTTLMYSLVPIIGITAIILFSFWMYRHHKLAYPPVLVPTQHAFHIMIEDPGPLLPSPILGQKPLQLIEIKARGRFGCVWKAQLLNDYVAVKIFPIQDKQSWHNEYEIYNLSGMRHENLLHFLGAEKRGTNMDIELWLITAYHEKGSLTDYLKANVLSWNELCHIAQTMSRGLAYLHEDIPGLKDGHKPAVAHRDIKSKNILLKSNLTACIADFGLALRFEAGKSAGDTHGQVGTRRYMAPEVLEGAINFQRDSFLRIDMYALGLVLWELAARCKAADGPVDEYMLPFEEEIGQHPSLEDMQEVVVHKKLRPTLRECWQKHAGLTMLCETIEECWDHEAEARLSAGCVEERVVQMQRLNNVTAPEEIVTVVTMVTNVDYPPKESSL
- the LOC121536712 gene encoding activin receptor type-2A isoform X2, which translates into the protein MGAATKLAFGVFLISFSSGAILGRSETQECIHYNYNPNPAAIQENRGNRSGIETCAGEKDKRRHCFATWRNVSGIVDIVKQGCWLDDTNCYDRTECVETKESPDVFFCCCEGNMCNQKLFYTPDNTQAVQTTSNPVTPKPPVFTTLMYSLVPIIGITAIILFSFWMYRHHKLAYPPVLVPTQDPGPLLPSPILGQKPLQLIEIKARGRFGCVWKAQLLNDYVAVKIFPIQDKQSWHNEYEIYNLSGMRHENLLHFLGAEKRGTNMDIELWLITAYHEKGSLTDYLKANVLSWNELCHIAQTMSRGLAYLHEDIPGLKDGHKPAVAHRDIKSKNILLKSNLTACIADFGLALRFEAGKSAGDTHGQVGTRRYMAPEVLEGAINFQRDSFLRIDMYALGLVLWELAARCKAADGPVDEYMLPFEEEIGQHPSLEDMQEVVVHKKLRPTLRECWQKHAGLTMLCETIEECWDHEAEARLSAGCVEERVVQMQRLNNVTAPEEIVTVVTMVTNVDYPPKESSL